A single genomic interval of Helianthus annuus cultivar XRQ/B chromosome 6, HanXRQr2.0-SUNRISE, whole genome shotgun sequence harbors:
- the LOC110864566 gene encoding transcription factor bHLH94, giving the protein MALETLSSNELLNFIIYDTISATPFTCNDSSETTTTNPCSSFFFHIQNQNSNPNPNPISQQLAGTAMEIMSSNSSLTTTTAKMSMAVQAYCSGNIAEKNYTNNNNNNNNIQNLGVQKKKRRRRSRVCKNKEEAETQRMTHIAVERNRRKQMNEHLAVLRSLMPESYVQRGDQASIVGGAIEFVKELEHLLQSLEAQKFVFTQQQEEGGGEDGNFTKLTSSAAPPFSQFFSYPQYTCSQIPNKYTSKSKAAVADIEVTLIETHANLRILSRKRLNQVSKMVACFQTLHLSVLHLNVTTLDPLVLYSISVKVEEGCRLNSADEIAGAVHQMLRIIEEEATLCVDSIN; this is encoded by the exons ATGGCTTTAGAAACACTTTCTTCCAATGAACTCCTCAACTTCATAATCTATGACACCATCTCTGCAACCCCTTTTACCTGCAATGACTCATCTGAAACCACTACAACTAACCCTTGTAGCAGCTTCTTCTTCCATATCCAAAACCAGAACTCTAACCCTAACCCTAATCCAATATCTCAACAACTTGCAGGAACTGCCATGGAGATTATGAGTTCTAATTCTTCTCTCACAACAACCACTGCAAAGATGTCTATGGCTGTGCAAGCTTACTGCAGTGGCAATATAGCAGAAAAGAATTACactaacaacaacaataataataataatattcagAATTTAGGGGTGcagaagaagaaaaggagaagaagGTCTAGGGTTTGCAAGAACAAAGAAGAAGCTGAAACTCAAAGAATGACCCACATTGCCGTTGAGAGAAATCGCCGGAAACAAATGAATGAACATCTAGCTGTGTTGCGGTCTCTCATGCCGGAATCTTACGTCCAAAGG GGTGACCAAGCTTCCATAGTTGGTGGTGCAATAGAATTTGTGAAGGAGCTTGAACATCTCTTGCAATCTCTTGAAGCTCAAAAGTTTGTCTTTACTCAACAACAAGAAGAAGGTGGTGGAGAAGATGGTAATTTCACAAAATTAACATCATCAGCTGCCCCACCATTTTCACAGTTTTTTTCCTACCCACAATACACTTGCTCTCAAATTCCCAACAAGTACACTTCTAAAAGCAAGGCAGCCGTTGCCGACATCGAGGTTACTTTGATCGAAACACACGCTAATCTTCGGATCCTCTCGCGAAAACGGCTCAATCAAGTCTCCAAAATGGTGGCTTGTTTTCAAACACTTCATTTGTCTGTACTACACCTCAATGTCACCACCTTGGACCCTTTGGTTCTCTACTCCATCAGTGTTAAG GTGGAAGAAGGATGCAGACTCAACTCAGCAGATGAGATAGCAGGTGCAGTCCACCAGATGCTTAGAATAATTGAGGAGGAAGCTACCCTATGTGTTGATTCCATAAACTAG